The following coding sequences are from one Cydia splendana chromosome 15, ilCydSple1.2, whole genome shotgun sequence window:
- the LOC134797564 gene encoding uncharacterized protein LOC134797564, translating into MNLPSIVALLATAALSSSTVIKSPESAVPPNFELLILHNNDMHARFEQTSQLSGVCTTADREAGKCYGGFPRVATVVKEARRKAASGEGPPVLYLNAGDTYTGTAWFTIYKWKIAAEFINALRPDAVSLGTNDIQTASDHLSPFLNEIKTSILSSNVFPNTKDQKLEKSAIFDINGVKVGVIGYLTPDTTTVQGNNIEYINEIIAVKDEVTNLKAQDVKIVIALGHSDTNIAQEIARDVEGVDLVINGYKNQYLWSGKSITGELEILRQSTSETQESGKVVPVLQSVAYDKYLGRINIKFDENGDIEDIQINPILLDKSIPQDSESVEIMNKYSNEVMALNDEVMGNTAVVLDGDSCATEECNLGNLIADAMVYYHALRFEGERWTDAPVAIIHSDAIGDSIAPANRPAAVTRGDLMSALPIESNVVLVEINGTVFNQILEHSVAEYSLRNPTGAFLHFSGVRVVYDLSKEPGSRVVSAVVRCHNCYLPTFYVIDDWRTYPILMPAALALGEYGYDMLRNQPLEMYEHDELTAVAEYIRLRSPVYPEVADRIRLLNSLGNHELDNGVSGLTPFIANLTCPVLAANLILAEEPSLQAEPNLMNSVIFNINGTKVGVIGYLTPDTKVLAIRNDVEYVEETVAIKQEVAKLKKAGVKILIALGHSGFTKDLEIAREVEDIDLVIGGHTNTFLWNGTTPDVEVAEGPYPTLVKQRSGRLVPAVQAYAYTKYLGKLHLVFNAEGEIVSYDGNPVLLNSSVPQDPEVLSIVNHYRGEVMKISEVVVGNSSVILDGHSCRLRECNLGNFITDAMVHKYASIYKGVGWTDAPIAIMQGGGIRTSVAHVNLPTVVTKGDLLTVMPFDGNTVKVTLNGTLIWNMLEHAVARYNPKRAPGQFLQMSGLRVEYDFRYPSGKRVVKVSVRCGMCPMPTYSVLNKTAIYKILMPAFLSTGGDGYQSLGNHEFDNGVKGLTPFIENLTCPVLTANIDLNTVPELAAETNLKKSMIIDIDGVKIGIVGYLTPDTKVLAVQNDVEYIDEIVAIREEVRKLQEQRVRIIIALGHSGYVKDIEIAKEVEGVDLVIGGHTNTFLWNGTTPDSEEPQGPYPTYVKQASGRSVAVVQAYAYTKYFGKLLMTFDSKGEAIKISGQPILLDNSIPQDPDVIKIIERYRDDVLNVADEVIGNTSVILSGDHCKYLECNLGNLITDAMVYRYATLYTGEHWTDAPIAIIQGGGIRASISYMHMPANITKGDLLIVMPFEGNLVTVSMTGSVIFQMLEHSSLGNHEFDETVDGLVPFIKNISSPVVAANLILDDVPELQEVNNLYETVVLEKKGVKIGIIGYLTPETSFLAPKNKVQIEEEIQAIKREIRKLKKQGVKILIALGHSGFVKDIAIAKNVEDLDLVIGGHSNTFLWNGDLTEKPETREGPYPTVVRDPNGRKVLVVQAYAYTKYMGRLHLTFNSNGEITEYDGLPILLNNSVPEDPEVLNIVNKYRESVYKISNEVAGTSNVTLDGNCRLRECNLGNIITDILINYTKIYYSEDYPDVHIAVCQGGRIRVSIDYPQKPFNVTKGDWINVLPFTDTMTIVSMNGSILRSALEHSVALWRPIDSVGQFLQFSGMKVVYDLLKPAGSRIVKADAICSNCGNPELVEIEDKYTYKLMMPAFLAEGGDGFSIFVGLPQEPVPYNELTCIYEYLKEFGTISPEVSDRITLLHEKEAIATFMKSYSKTGILQPSSGHSIHSRLYITYAILFLCRLLSR; encoded by the exons AATCTTCCATCCATCGTCGCGTTGCTGGCAACAGCGGCGCTGTCGTCGAGCACAGTCATCAAGTCGCCCGAAAGCGCCGTTCCTCCCAACTTCGAGTTACTCATACTGCACAACAATGACATGCACGCGCGCTTTGAACAGACCTCGCAGCTCAGCGGGGTTTGCACGACGGCTGATAGGGAGGCGGGGAAGTGCTACGGCGGGTTTCCTAGGGTCGCCACTGT TGTAAAGGAGGCGAGACGCAAGGCTGCCTCGGGCGAGGGCCCGCCCGTGCTCTACCTCAACGCTGGCGACACCTACACCGGCACGGCTTGGTTCACCATCTACAAATGGAAGATCGCCGCCGAGTTCATCAACGCTTTGCGACCTGATGCTGTT TCTCTGGGCACTAATGACATACAGACCGCTTCAGACCATCTGTCCCCGTTCCTGAACGAAATCAAAACGAGCATTCTATCCAGCAACGTATTTCCCAACACCAAGGAtcaaaaattagaaaaatctgcaatTTTTGACATTAACGGAGTTAAAGTCGGCGTTATTGGTTATCTTACGCCAGATACTACCACCGTGCAAGGCAACAACATAGAATACATAAACGAAATCATAGCTGTTAAAGATGAAGTAACCAATCTCAAGGCTCAGGATGTTAAAATTGTAATTGCGTTAGGTCACTCCGACACTAATATCGCTCAAGAAATTGCCAGAGATGTTGAAGGCGTCGACTTGGTTATCAACGGCTATAAAAACCAATACCTTTGGAGTGGAAAATCCATAACCGGTGAATTAGAAATTCTGAGACAATCGACCTCTGAAACTCAAGAATCCGGAAAAGTTGTACCCGTTCTGCAATCTGTAGCTTACGACAAATACCTCGGTAGGATAAACATTAAATTCGATGAAAACGGCGATATTGAAGATATTCAAATTAACCCAATTCTTTTAGATAAATCAATTCCTCAAGATTCAGAGTCTGTTGAAATAATGAATAAATACTCTAACGAAGTTATGGCTTTAAATGATGAGGTTATGGGTAATACAGCTGTAGTACTCGATGGTGACTCTTGTGCGACTGAGGAATGTAACCTTGGCAACTTAATAGCAGATGCTATGGTCTACTATCATGCCCTGAGATTCGAAGGCGAACGTTGGACTGATGCACCCGTTGCGATTATCCACAGCGATGCCATAGGTGATTCTATCGCGCCAGCAAACAGACCTGCTGCTGTCACAAGAGGAGATTTAATGTCAGCATTGCCTATTGAAAGCAATGTTGTTTTAGTGGAAATTAACGGTACAGTTTTTAATCAAATTCTTGAACACTCTGTCGCTGAATACAGCTTGCGCAATCCTACAGGGGCGTTTTTGCATTTCTCCGGTGTACGTGTCGTGTATGACTTGTCCAAAGAACCTGGCTCTCGGGTAGTCAGCGCGGTCGTTCGCTGCCACAATTGTTACTTGCCAACGTTCTATGTCATAGACGACTGGAGGACGTATCCGATATTAATGCCAGCAGCTTTAGCTCTTGGTGAATATGGTTATGACATGCTACGGAATCAGCCATTGGAGATGTATGAGCATGATGAGTTGACAGCTGTGGCGGAATATATTCGCCTGCGCAGTCCAGTGTACCCTGAGGTGGCCGATCGTATTAGACTTCTCAAT TCCCTCGGGAACCACGAACTGGATAACGGGGTATCAGGCCTGACGCCATTCATCGCCAATCTGACGTGCCCAGTGCTGGCTGCCAATCTCATCCTGGCCGAAGAGCCCTCGCTCCAGGCCGAGCCCAACCTCATGAACTCCGTCATTTTCAACATCAACGGAACCAAAGTCGGAGTTATCGGATACCTAACACCCGACACTAAAGTTCTAGCTATTAGAAACGATGTCGAATACGTAGAAGAAACAGTTGCTATTAAACAAGAAGTAGCCAAACTTAAGAAAGCGggtgttaaaatattaattgcaCTAGGCCATTCTGGTTTCACCAAGGACTTAGAAATAGCCAGGGAAGTTGAGGACATCGACTTGGTCATAGGCGGACACACAAACACTTTTTTGTGGAACGGAACTACTCCGGATGTAGAAGTAGCCGAAGGCCCTTATCCCACGCTGGTCAAACAGCGTTCGGGACGTTTAGTTCCAGCAGTACAAGCTTACGCTTACACAAAATATTTAGGAAAATTACATTTAGTTTTCAATGCTGAAGGCGAAATTGTCTCATATGATGGTAACCCAGTCCTTTTAAATAGTTCAGTGCCACAAGACCCTGAAGTTTTATCTATTGTTAACCATTACCGTGGTGAAGTTATGAAAATATCCGAAGTGGTAGTAGGGAACTCGTCAGTCATATTAGACGGGCATTCTTGTCGATTAAGGGAGTGCAATCTAGGGAACTTTATCACTGATGCAATGGTTCATAAATATGCATCAATATACAAAGGCGTCGGCTGGACCGATGCTCCAATCGCTATCATGCAAGGAGGAGGAATAAGGACTTCCGTAGCTCATGTAAATCTACCCACAGTGGTAACTAAAGGTGATTTACTGACAGTAATGCCGTTCGACGGAAATACTGTAAAAGTTACTCTTAACGGTACTCTTATCTGGAATATGCTTGAGCATGCCGTTGCGAGGTACAACCCCAAACGTGCTCCCGGACAATTTCTACAGATGTCGGGCCTTAGAGTAGAATATGACTTTAGGTATCCCTCAGGAAAAAGAGTTGTAAAAGTTTCTGTGCGCTGCGGTATGTGCCCAATGCCTACTTACTCAGTATTAAACAAAACTGCTATTTACAAAATTCTTATGCCAGCATTCTTGTCCACGGGGGGCGATGGATA TCAGTCTCTTGGAAATCACGAATTCGACAATGGTGTTAAAGGTCTAACCCCTTTCATTGAAAACTTAACTTGTCCAGTCCTAACTGCGAATATCGACCTGAATACCGTGCCGGAGCTAGCAGCGGAAACTAACCTCAAGAAATCTATGATCATTGATATCGACGGCGTCAAAATAGGCATTGTAGGATATCTCACGCCCGACACCAAAGTGCTGGCAGTTCAAAATGACGTTGAATACATTGACGAAATAGTAGCCATCCGGGAAGAAGTAAGAAAATTACAAGAACAGAGAGTACGCATCATTATTGCCTTGGGTCATTCTGGATATGTTAAAGACATTGAAATAGCGAAAGAAGTAGAAGGTGTGGATTTAGTCATTGGAGGGCATACCAACACTTTCCTTTGGAACGGCACGACTCCTGACTCGGAGGAACCTCAAGGACCGTATCCAACTTACGTTAAACAGGCCTCAGGTCGCTCTGTGGCTGTGGTTCAAGCGTACgcttatacaaaatattttggTAAACTACTAATGACTTTTGATTCTAAAGGAGAAGCCATTAAAATCTCTGGCCAACCTATACTCTTGGACAACTCTATACCTCAAGATCCAGACgtcattaaaattattgaacGCTATAGAGACGATGTTTTAAACGTAGCTGATGAAGTAATAGGAAATACGTCAGTCATACTTTCGGGTGATCATTGTAAATATCTCGAGTGCAATCTAGGAAATTTAATCACCGACGCAATGGTTTATCGTTACGCGACGCTCTATACAGGTGAACATTGGACTGATGCTCCCATTGCTATCATTCAAGGTGGAGGAATAAGGGCATCGATATCCTACATGCATATGCCCGCAAATATTACCAAAGGAGATCTTCTTATTGTCATGCCGTTTGAAGGTAATTTAGTGACAGTGTCTATGACTGGTAGTGTCATATTCCAAATGCTCGAACACTCT TCACTCGGTAACCATGAGTTCGATGAAACCGTTGACGGACTAGTACCCTTCATTAAGAACATCTCATCGCCAGTGGTAGCAGCCAACCTTATACTCGACGACGTACCTGAATTGCAAGAAGTTAATAATCTATACGAAACTGTAGTGCTGGAGAAGAAAGGTGTTAAAATTGGTATAATAGGATACTTGACACCAGAAACTAGTTTCCTTGCCCCTAAAAACAAAGTTCAGATAGAGGAAGAAATACAAGCCATCAAAAGAGAAATACGTAAACTTAAGAAACAAGGTGTCAAAATACTCATAGCTCTAGGTCATTCGGGATTCGTTAAAGATATAGCGATAGCAAAAAATGTCGAAGATCTAGACTTAGTCATCGGGGGACACTCGAACACTTTTCTATGGAATGGCGATCTTACAGAAAAACCAGAAACACGAGAAGGCCCGTATCCGACTGTGGTAAGGGATCCAAACGGTAGGAAAGTACTGGTAGTACAGGCTTACGCCTACACGAAATACATGGGACGCTTACATCTGACTTTCAATTCGAACGGAGAAATAACTGAGTACGATGGTTTACCAATACTATTAAACAACAGTGTACCGGAAGACCCTGAAGTCTTAAACATAGTCAACAAATATCGGGAAAGCGTCTATAAAATAAGCAATGAAGTCGCCGGTACATCAAATGTTACTCTAGATGGTAACTGCCGATTGAGGGAATGTAACTTAGGAAACATCATCACGGATATTTtgataaattatacaaaaatatattacagCGAAGATTACCCGGATGTACACATCGCTGTATGCCAAGGCGGTAGAATAAGAGTTTCGATAGACTATCCACAAAAACCTTTTAACGTGACGAAAGGAGATTGGATAAATGTTTTACCATTTACAGATACCATGACAATTGTGAGTATGAACGGATCTATTTTGAGGAGTGCCTTGGAGCATTCGGTCGCTTTATGGCGACCGATAGACAGTGTCGGGCAATTTTTGCAATTTTCTGGAATGAAAGTAGTCTACGACTTATTAAAACCCGCGGGATCTCGAATCGTTAAAGCGGACGCAATATGCTCTAACTGTGGCAACCCTGAATTAGTAGAAATAGAAGATAAATATACATACAAGCTGATGATGCCTGCTTTTCTAGCTGAAGGTGGGGATGGATTTAGTATATTTGTTGGTTTACCCCAAGAGCCTGTACCCTACAACGAATTGACATGCATATACGAATATCTAAAAGAATTTGGGACGATAAGCCCAGAAGTGTCGGATCGTATTACTTTACTACATGAAAAAGAAGCCATTGCCACATTCATGAAGAGTTACAGTAAGACTGGTATTTTGCAGCCATCAAGCGGGCACTCGATCCACTCAAGACTATACATAAcatatgcaattttatttttatgtagacTGTTATCGCGGTAG